TCATTTTGTACATGCTTATCAATCTGAATGAACTGGTTTtctattcccgcatttcccatgtgaccggatagtatttcttcaaaaacttcccattgattggtaATCTGTGAACTACACCGGTCTGGTCTTTAAGGTGATACGCCCATTttccgtatactttatgcacaatgaacggcccctcccaatttggcgaccacttgccgaacctagggtcttttagtcctacgggtaacaccgtttgccaaaccaattcaccctcgccgaatgTTTTCTGACGCACCTTTTaattataggctcgctcggcaatccgtttttgtgccaccagtaAATTATAAGTgtcaagtcgcgcttcttccaaatcttctaattcctgtctcatggactgattatattcggcgctaaacaaactactttgttcaattaattgcaacgaatttatgcttaactcgactggtaacattgcatcGTGCCCGTAGGTTAATGTGTACGGGGTTGTCgcagtcgccgatcggggcgatgttcgatatgcccataatgcctcgttcaacttcaaatgccacatgccaggcctttcttttattatcttttcgaggatgccaattaacactttattacttgcctcggcaTGCCCATTCGCTTGTGGATAATACAGTGTAGACTATTCGAGCCGGATTTTCAAATTTGCCATATACTCTTTAAACCtctcggctgtgaagattgttctattgtcagttatgatcgtttctggtacgccaaatctggtcacaatgtgttcctccacgaagtcgcaaacttctttagatgttagctcggcatatgatttcactttgacccacttagtaaagtaatcggttgcgactattatccatgcgtGCTTGCCAGCTCCAGAAGAtggcgtgattttgccgattacgtccatggcccatcctctaaacggccatggtTTAATGACCGAATGCAACGactcggccgggaccctttgtataggcccgtgAATCTGGCACTGTatgcatcctcgtgcaaacttgATACAATCCTTTAATATTTTTggccaaaaataaccgtgtcgtcgaagtagccatcgcatttttcgTCCAGATTGATGAGCTCCGCAAACCCCTTCATGGACTTCTGTGATCGCCCGAGCACCCTCTTGGGGTCTGAGGCATAGCAGTAGCAATTCATCCTCCTCTTTtcggtataactcgttttggtacgtgacatagttcgtggcgtgaactcgtgtcctgcgactatgttttccattgggattgtcaaggtactgcataatgggttttctccaatcatctggtgttGCCTCGACGGTACAAACCTCTATAGTGTCTTGTTGGTCTAGCAACGAAGGTAAAGACATGACTCGAGTGCGTATTACATCGTCGCGTCGGATGATTTGCTggttaaccaaggccgggtatagttGTCGTAACACcggtatttctcggcctagcttgccccccaggagttgtgcaccagaggcaatttgagccaactcgtccGCGTCGGTATTATGGATCCGGGAAATATGTTCGAACGTAATACCATCgaaggactcggccaaatagctggcaaccatgtggtagggtgccagggtacaactcatgcagcggaaagacccattaagttggttaatcacaagctcAGAGTCGCCGAAGACGAGGGCACGGGTGGCCCGCAAGTCATGAAGGAGGCCAAGGCCGATGataagggcttcatattcggcctgattattgctgcagtcaaaatccaacttaagcgaaaaataccaacgatcgtgaTTAGGAGATTGAATGACAACCCCAACGTCGGCCGAGGATGAAGTACTGGAACcgtcaaaatacatcgtccaatagttgtcgcgtGTTTCAATCATGCCGATTTCGACGGCGGTGTCCCCAAAATCGTAGGGGGAGGGGTGGTGagcaaggaaatcggccaatgcttggcctttgacagctttctggggcacGTATTGCAAGCTAAACTCGGACAATGCCATCGTCCACTtcccaattctcccttttacgattggccgggtaagcatgtaccggataacgtcggtctgggcaatgacttgtgtgACCGACGGAAGCATGTAATGCCGGAGCTTGGAGGCGGCGAAGAACACGGCaagacagagcttctcaacggcggaataattgatctccggtTGATTAAGATTGCGACTGAGGTAAAAAATAGCTTGCTCTCGTCCGGCATCGTTATCTTGGGCaaggaggcagccgatggactcttcAACCGCCGAGATATATAGTTTGAAAGGTTTACCGCGCCGAGGTGGAACAAGGACCGGTGGAGtcgtgagggagactttgatttgtgtaaacgccgcctgatgctcaTCCGTCCACACAAATGTATCcgagtccttaagtttcaaaagcgtcgaaaacgctttcattttccCTGCCGAGTTAGCTATAAATCGGCGGAAAAAATTTATCTTGCCGAGTAAGGACTGCAGCTGTTTCTTCGTAGTCGGGGGTGGATCACTGATGCTTGCACgtgctttattttcgtccacttcaatcccacggtgaTGTACCAGGAAACCGAGAAAATTACCGGCCGAAACACCGAATGCACATTTAGCAGGATTCATTTTGAGATTGTGTTGGCGCATACaaaggaaagcctgtcggagatcatcCACATAAGTCCGCTGTTGTTTGGATTTAATtacaacatcgtcgatataGACTTCAacgatggttccaattaaatcatgaaatatggtgtTTATTGCCTGTTGGTATGTGGCGCCGGCAtttttgaggccgaatggcataacaacccattcgtaagtgccgagtgcccccgggcagcggaaagcagttttgtgcatatcggcttcggcaatgaaaatttggttgtacccggcatgtccatccataaaggataagatcgcatgattcgccgcggcatcgattaacaggtctgaaatcggcattgtatactcatctttgggagttgccaaattcagatttctgaaatctATGCAGATACGCAGTGCACCATTCTTCTTTAAGACATGaacgatattcgccaaccattccacatatcgagctgtccgaatgaacccggctttcaaaagtCGAACCAGTTCGTCCTTGATGTCGAGttgcacttcggtcgagaatcgacgaggtggctgccggaaaggtttacatccgggcttaatacgtaattcatgctcgacaagagtacgatctaagccgggcatttcatggtaactccaagcaaaacaatctttgaactccATAAGCAAGGCACGAAGTTCGTCCTTCATTTGTTGGGGAAGtaaagcactaataaacaaaggtCGTGGGTcgtcggccgtcccaacattaatctcttccagggggtccttaacttggggctgatgatcttcgagctcggccggggcggCTTAAACTTTGTCAAGAGATAAGACAGGACCATTATTTCATTCGGCAAGGAACTCGACAAGGTTAACGCctgaatttggttgtttagatatagtataccaatgggccagcagtcgttccatagtagatgaaaccgcggccctacgttCTTCCCGATCGGCGTCAAACATCAGCTTCGGGGAGGAAGTtggctaatccgagtctcgccgaatcctggtggacagtctcggcgccaacctcgatagctttctgaaccgAAATCTGAGTCGGCCGTCCTtcatcattgaagccttgcaaagtaatgtagccgacgtggtcatcataataccgtgcttggatcatgttagtttCGAAGGGTTGGCTATCAGCTgggtgaacagtgaccgatttgccgtcccaaaaaatgagcacttgatacaatgaggaaggaatacagctggtttggTGAATCCAATCTCAACCGAGTAGTGCATTATACTCGAttttggaatcaaccacgaaaaaggcggtcatgtgaGTACGACCGGAAATATTCACTGTTAACGGAAGTACACccttggtttgggatttgtcgccgacgaaactactcattgtgatccctgacggaataagttcgtcattagagcgacgtaaggccttcatgatgttcataggcatgatattgacggtagctccacagtcgacaaaaactttagaaactggatatccctcgatatgggccgtcacatacaatggTTTTAAATAATGGAGGTTGGCCGACGGTGAGCGAGgaaacaattcggccaaagctgCTTTGATATTGTCATCTTTTGTTGTCGAGTCAACTTCAGCAACAGATACAAAATCAACATGGCCGGCTTCCTCGGCGACTACatcaccatcgaggaaattcggCTGAGCTGTGCTGGATTGAAAAGCAGcgggtaacacatggaccatactgatttccatgttatccaagaCTGATGGGCCCATTGGGTTAGGATCCTCCTCGCTAGCCTCATCTCTCGTCTGGTCGGCGACTACGGCTTCCGTTGTTGTCAGAGTTGGACAAAAAGACTCTTCTGCTCCTTCTTCAATGGTTGGATCCTGCGATGCTGCTTCGACGGCTTGTTGGTTCTGCTTGATTGCCTCAAGTGAGGTTGAGATCGACAGTGTGCTTGGGGTCAAGATCCGAGCCTGCTCCTGGTAGTGTATCCGGGCATCTCTggtgtcgagataagcatccaaTCGTGCAACACGTGctatttcatcggtcgtaaggtCGAAGAGAGAAACAACCGAAAATACTTCAAAatgatatcgtaaatactgaaggtcctccattgagaaaggaaggtcggctgcatcgatatcagtgtatgggtcgacttcaaatccaaggacacgagcttctcgtatgtgctggaaccttgctttcaatctTGGGTCTGAGGTCTTCTGAATGATTCGCTCGGCATCAGGACAATCCCGGACTAGATCAATTGTATCCTGAcatgccttcggcaaaccatacaga
This window of the Malus domestica chromosome 03, GDT2T_hap1 genome carries:
- the LOC139194646 gene encoding uncharacterized protein, yielding MHKTAFRCPGALGTYEWVVMPFGLKNAGATYQQAINTIFHDLIGTIVEVYIDDVVIKSKQQRTYVDDLRQAFLCMRQHNLKMNPAKCAFGVSAGNFLGFLVHHRGIEVDENKARASISDPPPTTKKQLQSLLGKINFFRRFIANSAGKMKAFSTLLKLKDSDTFVWTDEHQAAFTQIKVSLTTPPVLVPPRRGKPFKLYISAVEESIGCLLAQDNDAGREQAIFYLSRNLNQPEINYSAVEKLCLAVFFAASKLRHYMLPSVTQVIAQTDVIRYMLTRPIVKGRIGKWTMALSEFSLQYVPQKAVKGQALADFLAHHPSPYDFGDTAVEIGMIETRDNYWTMYFDGSSTSSSADVGVVIQSPNHDRWYFSLKLDFDCSNNQAEYEALIIGLGLLHDLRATRALVFGDSELVINQLNGSFRCMSCTLAPYHMVASYLAESFDGITFEHISRIHNTDADELAQIASGAQLLGGKLGREIPVLRQLYPALVNQQIIRRDDVIRTRVMSLPSLLDQQDTIEVCTVEATPDDWRKPIMQYLDNPNGKHSRRTRVHATNYVTYQNELYRKEEDELLLLCLRPQEGARAITEVHEGVCGAHQSGRKMRWLLRRHGYFWPKILKDCIKFARGCIQCQIHGPIQRVPAESLHSVIKPWPFRGWAMDVIGKITPSSGAGLKDPRFGKWSPNWEGPFIVHKVYGKWAYHLKDQTGVVHRLPINGKFLKKYYPVTWEMRE